Proteins co-encoded in one Setaria viridis chromosome 9, Setaria_viridis_v4.0, whole genome shotgun sequence genomic window:
- the LOC117840710 gene encoding arogenate dehydratase 1, translating to MAYTSSLHLPKLLLLPNPRRTRHRPSFVPAAAAKASGVNGHAPPEKPAPNGKARINGVNGKKGVNGVNGKKGVNGHADRIHLTVSTGGGGQDGTGLRVAFQGAPGAYSEFAAKTALPGCDTVPCRAFADALAAVERGGADRAILPVESTMEGTALRNYDLLLRHDLVVAQEINLFVHYCLLAMPGVRAAEVRRVISHPMALAHCGRALARLGVDREPVEDTAGAVEMLRSNRMLDTAAIASPRAADLYGLDVLAHGLQDESWNVTRFLLLSRPPPPVALPVDADAKTSMVVAHRGGSMMVLLKVLSAFSSRNINLTKLEVINNDGAAAPAAAGAGARPPVMILDTSARGAPTLRAFPHVLYVDCAGAAHDPRVREAIQEIEKFAVFVRVLGCYAADSTVYDLQ from the coding sequence ATGGCCTacacctcctccctccacctccccaaGCTCTTGCTCCTCCCCAACCCCCGCCGGACCAGGCACAGGCCCTCcttcgtccccgccgccgcggccaaggCCAGCGGCGTGAACGGGCACGCGCCGCCCGAGAAGCCGGCGCCCAACGGCAAGGCGCGCATCAACGGCGTGAACGGCAAGAAGGGCGTGAACGGCGTCAACGGCAAGAAGGGCGTGAACGGCCATGCGGACCGGATCCACCTCACGGTGagcacgggcggcgggggccaggACGGCACCGGGCTCCGCGTGGCGTTCCAGGGCGCGCCGGGCGCGTACAGCGAGTTCGCGGCCAAGACGGCGCTGCCAGGGTGCGACACGGTCCCGTGCCGAGCGTTCGCGGACGCGCTGGCGGCcgtggagcgcggcggcgccgaccgcgCCATTCTCCCCGTGGAGTCCACCATGGAGGGCACCGCGCTGCGGAACTACGACCTGCTGCTGCGGCACGACCTGGTGGTGGCGCAGGAGATCAACCTCTTCGTGCACTACTGCCTCCTCGCCATGCCGGgcgtccgcgccgccgaggtCCGCCGCGTCATCAGCCACCCGATGGCGCTCGCGCACTGCGGCCGCGCGCTGGCGCGCCTCGGGGTGGACCGCGAGCCCGTCGAGGACACCGCGGGCGCCGTCGAGATGCTGCGCTCCAACCGGATGCTCGacaccgccgccatcgccagcccgcgcgccgccgacctGTACGGCCTCGACGTGCTCGCGCACGGGCTCCAGGACGAGTCCTGGAACGTCACGCGGTTCCTGCTCCTctccaggccgccgccgcccgtggcgcTCCCCGTGGACGCCGACGCCAAGACCAGCATGGTGGTCGCGCACCGGGGCGGCTCCATGATGGTGCTGCTCAAGGTGCTCTCCGCCTTCTCCTCCCGCAACATCAACCTCACCAAGCTGGAGGTCATCAAcaacgacggcgccgccgcccccgccgccgccggtgcgggTGCCCGCCCGCCGGTGATGATCCTGGACACGAGCGCCCGGGGCGCGCCGACGCTGCGCGCGTTCCCGCACGTCCTCTACGTGGACTGCGCGGGCGCCGCCCACGACCCGCGCGTCCGCGAGGCCATCCAGGAGATCGAGAAGTTCGCCGTGTTCGTGCGCGTGCTCGGCTGCTACGCCGCCGATTCCACCGTCTACGACCTGCAatga